The sequence below is a genomic window from Barrientosiimonas humi.
GCGAGCATCGACTCGCGTGCGTTCATCCAGTTGCGGTTGCCCTTGACGGTGTTGATCTCGCCGTTGTGGGCGATGTAGCGGTAGGGGTGGGCCAGCGGCCACGACGGGAAGGTGTTGGTCGAGAAGCGCGAGTGCACCAGCGCCAGCTCGGTCGCGAATCGCCCGTCGGACAGGTCGGGGAAGAACGGCTCGAGCTGACCGGTGGTGAGCATCCCCTTGTAGACCAGGGTGCGCGAGGACAGCGACGCGAAGTAGACCTTCAGCTCGTGCTCGGCGCGCTTGCGCACGCAGAAGGCGAGCCGGTCCAGCTCCAGGCCCGAGACGCCCTGCTCCTGCGCGGCGAAGAAGACCTGGCGGAAGACGGGCATGGTGCGCCGCGCGGCCTCGCCGACCAGCGAGGGGTCGGTGGGCACGTCGCGCCAGGCGAGCACGCGCAGCCCCTCCTCGGCGGCGAGCCGGTCCATCTGCTCGCCGACGGTCCACTGCTCGTCGGGGTCGGTGGGCAGGAAGACCAGGCCGACGGCGTACTCCCCCGCCGGCGGCAGCTCGACGTCGACGACCTCGCGCAGAAAGGCGTGGGGGACCTGGGTGAGGATGCCCGCGCCGTCACCGACGGCCGGGTCGTGACCGGTGGCGCCGCGGTGCTCGAGGTTGCGCAGCGCGGTCAGCGCGTGGTCGACGATGTCGTGCCCGGCGCTGCCGCGCATCGTGGCGACCATCGCGACGCCGCACGCGTCGTGCTCGGCGGCGGGGTCGTAGAGGCCCTGGGCCGTCGGCGATGCGGAGAAGTGGGCAAGACCCATGCGCGTGTCCTGTCTCTCGGACCTCGGCGCGCGCCCTGCTTGGCCTGCGTGACGGGGCTGGCCGGATGGGGGTCGCGCCGAAGTGATCGGCGGTCCACCAGCAGGACGTCGTTGGCCGGCGTGGTCGGGTCTGCACACTCTACTCGCGCCAGCCGGGGTCTCACAAACTGGTCTGCTATCTCACGATGTGGGACGTTCGGCCGTCGGTGGTACGTCCTCGGCCGGCTCCTCCCCCCCGCGCGGCCGCGGCGGGTTGCGCCGCCACAGCCAGAACAGGGTGACGCCGAGCAGGAAGACGATCATCGACATCCACACGTTGACCCGCAGGCCGAGGATGCGGTTGGCCGGGTCGGTGCGCATCAGCTCGAAGACGATGCGCCCCATCGGGTAGAGCAGGACGTACAGCGCCAGCGACTGGCCGCGCCGCAGCACCCCGCGCCGGTCGAGCAGCAGGATGATCGCGGCCATCACCAGGCACCAGATCGCCTCGTAGAGGAACGTCGGGTGGAAGTAGCCCTCGACGATCGGCTGCCCGGCGGCGTCGCGCAGCGCCTGCCCGTCGGAGCCCATCCGATGGATCTCCAGCGCCCACGGCACCGTGGTGGGCTCGCCGTACAGCTCGTTGTTGAAGTAGTTGCCGACCCGGCCCATCGCCTGGGCGATGGCGACGCCCGGCACGGCGGCGTCGGCGTAGTCGAGGAAGGAGATACCGGCCCGGCGGCACCCGATCCACACCCCGACCGCGCCGAGCGCGACGGCGCCCCAGATGCCGAGGCCGCCCTCCCAGATCTTGACCGCGTCGAGCGGGCGGCCGCCCTCGCCGAAGTAGGGCTGCGGCGTGGTGATGACGTGGTAGATGCGGCCGCCGAGGATGCCGAACGGCACGCCCCAGTAGGCGACGTTGAGCGCCTCGTCGGGGTCGTAACCGCGGTCGGCGAGCCGGCGCCCGCACAGCCAGATGGCGACGGCGATGCCGGCGAGGATGCACAGGGCGTACGCCCGCAGCGGCAGCGGACCGAGCCACAGGATCGAGGACGTCGGGCTCGGGATGCTGGCGGGCAGCGCGGCGGTCATCGTCGGTCCCCGCTCACGACGCGGCCTGCAGGACCGACGGCCAGGTGTTCGGGGTGGTGAGCAGACGCTTCAGGGCGGTCTCCTCCAGCGGCTCGCCGCCGACCAGGACGGTGGGGGTGCCCTCGACCCCGTCGTCGCCGGAGGCCTTCTCGGTGTCGTCGACGTAGTCGTCGTAGGTGCCGCCGGCCATGCAGGAGTCGAACGTCGTGCGCGCGCTGCCGGTGATGCCGGCCGTGGTCGCGGCCTGCTTCAGGGTGGCGTCGGAGTAGCCGTCGCCCTCGCGTTCGGGCTGCGCGGCGAAGACCGCCGCGTGGAACTCGGGGAACCGGCCCGCGTCGGACGCGCAGAAGGCGGCGTTGGCGGCGCGCTTGGAGGAGTCGTTGTCGAGGTTGCCGTCGAGGAAGGACATCAGGTGCACCACCAGCTTGATGTCGCCGGCCTTGGCCATCTCGAAGATCGACCTGCCGTTGCGCTCCTCCAGCTGCCCGCAGACGGGGCACTGGAAGTCCTCGTAGAGGTCGACCGTGGGGACGCCCGGCCTCGCGGCGCCCGGGTAGGCCACGACGCCGGCGCCCGCGGGGTTGCCGCCCTTGGGCGGGGTGGCATCCAGGCTGCCGAACGGGTCGGTGCGCAGCCAGGCGATGCCGCCGACGATGACCAGGGCCACCGCGATCACCGCGGCGATCAGGACCTTGGAGGGCCCCTCCGGTGGCTGGTTGGCCTTGAGCTTGTCGGCTGCATCCGGGCGCGGCACGGATCACTCCTCGCGGAACGTCGGGACGGCACCGCTGCGGCGCCCGCGTCAAGGGTAGGTCGGCCCCCTGCGTGCAGGTGGGGCGACCCACCCGCGACCGGCCGGCGGATCAGGCCGCCGGGTGCGACCTCAGGTGCCCCACAGCCGCCGGTCCAGGCTCGCCGGGGTGCGCGGGCGCACGACCAGCCAGGCGGCCGCGAGCGCCAGCGCCGCGTCGCGCACGATCTCCTGCAGGTAGGCCGTCTGGTCGACGCCGACCTGGCCCCCGCCGCCGAAGCAGCCGCAGTCGATGCTCAGCCCGCGCGCCCAGGCCGAGGCGATGCCGGCGACGAAGGCGATCATGAGCAGCCCGCCGAGCAGCGCGGACCCGCGGGTGAGCAGGCCGAGGACGAGCAGCGCGCCGAGCGTCACCTCGACGAACGGCAGCATGGTCCCGACGAGGTCGGCGACGCCGGTCGGCATCAGCCGGTACGCCCGGGTCGCCGCGCGCGACCCGCTCAGGTCGTCCAGCTTGAGCCAGCCCGCGACGATGAGCACCCCGCCGAGGGCGAGCCGCAGCACGAGGCCGACGGCGTCCTTGACCCGTGGGGTCACCGACCGCCCTCGCGGGCGCCGGCGGCCAGCTCGCGGGCGAGGGCCCGCAGGTCGGCGAGCCCCGTGTCGGGGTCGGGGGCGTCGACCAGGGTGCGCACCAGCGCCGAGCCGACGATCACGCCGTCGGCGAACCCGGCGACCTGGGCGACCTGCTCGCGGGTGGACACGCCGAGCCCGACGCACAGCGGCAGGTCGGTGACGGCGCGGGTGCGCTCGACGAGCGCACCCGCGGCGTCGCCCACGCTGGTGCGCGCACCGGTCACGCCCATGAGCGCCGCGACGTAGACGAAGCCGCGCGCGGCGCCGGTGGTCATCCTGAGCCGCTCGGTGGTCGAGCTGGGCGCGACGAGGAAGATCCGGTCCAGGTCGTGCCGGTCGCTCGCCTCGATCCACTCCTGCGCCTCGTCGGGCACCAGGTCGGGCGTGATCAGCCCGGAGCCGCCGGCCGCCGACAGGTCGGCGGCGAACCGGTCGACGCCGTAGTGCAGGACGGGGTTCCAGTAGGTCATGACGACCGCGGCCGCGCCGGCCTCGTGCACCGCGCGGACGGCCGTGAACACGTCGCGCACGCGCACGCCGCCCTCGAGCGCGCGGGTGGCGGCGGTCTGGATGACCGGGCCGTCCATCAGCGGGTCGGTGTAGGGCAGCCCCACCTCGACGATGTCGACGCCGGACTCGACCAGCGCACGGACGGCCCGGACCGACCCCTCGACGTCGGGGAAGCCGACCGGCAGGTAGCCGACGAGCGCGGCGCGACCCTCGTCCTTGGCGCGGGCGAGGACCTCGGAGACGGCGGTCATCCGCCGCTCCCCGCAGACTCTCCGACGGGTTCCTCGGCCTTCTTCTGCTCGGCCTCGACGATCTCCTCGCCGCTGAGCAGCCCGAACCACCGGGCGGCCGTGTCGACGTCCTTGTCGCCGCGACCCGACAGGCTCACCAGCACCAGACCCTCCGGGCCGAGCTCGCGCCCGACCTTCATCGCGCCGGCGAGCGCGTGGGCCGACTCGATCGCGGGCAGGATCCCCTCGGTGCGGGCCAGCAGCGCGAACGCCTCCATCGCCTCGTCGTCGGTGACCGGGGCGTACTCAGCACGGCCGGAGTCGCGCAGGAACGCGTGCTCGGGCCCCACGCTGGGGTAGTCCAGCCCCGCGGAGACCGAGTGCGACTCGACCGTCTGGCCGTCGTCGTCCTGCAGCACGTAGGTGTAGGCGCCGTGCAGCACCCCGGGCGTGGCCTGGCCGGTGAACCGGGCGGCGTGCCGGCCCGAGTCGACACCCTCGCCGCCCCCCTCGAGCCCGATCAGACGTACGTCGGGGTCGTCGACGAACCGGTGGAAGATGCCCATCGCGTTGGAGCCGCCGCCCACGCACGCACAGACCGCGTCGGGGAGCCGGCCGTACGCGTCGAGCACCTGCTGGCGGGCCTCGACCCCGATGATCCGGTGGAAGTCGCGCACCATCTCGGGGAAGGGGTAGGGACCGGTGACGGTGCCGAGGACGTAGTGCGTGCTGTCGACGTTGGTGACCCAGTCGCGGAACGCCTCGTTGACGGCGTCCTTGAGGGTGCGGCTGCCGTGGTCGACGGGGACGACCTCGGCCCCGAGCAGCCGCATGCGGGCGACGTTGAGCGCCTGCCGCTCGGTGTCGACGCGGCCCATGTAGACGGTGCACTCGAGCCCGAGCAGCGCCGCGCCGGTCGCCGTCGCGACGCCGTGCTGGCCCGCGCCGGTCTCGGCGATGACCCGCGACTTGCCCATCCGCTTGGTGAGCAGCACCTGGCCGAGCACGTTGTTGATCTTGTGCGAGCCGGTGTGGTTGAGGTCCTCGCGCTTGAGCACGACGCGGGCGCCGCCACAGTGCTCGGCGAAGCGCGGCACCTCGGTGATGATGCTCGGCCGCCCGGTGTACGACCGGTGCAGCTCGGCGAGCGCGCCCAGGAACTCCGGGTCGCTCATCGCCTTCTGCCGGTGCTCGTCGAGCTCCTCCAGCGCCGCGACGAGCGCCTCGGGGACGTAGCGCCCGCCGAAGTCGCCGAACCGGCCCAGCCGCTCGGTGGTCGTCTCGCTGATCATCGCCTCGGTGCTCGCGGTGTCGTTGGTCGATTTGTCGTTGGTCGCGTCGTTGCTCGTGCTCTCGTTGTCCGTCGTGTCGCTGCTGGTCGCCTCGCCGCTCATCGGCGCACCCCCAGCGGGACGCGCATCGCCCGCACGTTGCTCGCGACGTCGCCGGCACCGGTGACCAGCGCCTCGCCGACCAGCACGGCGTCGGCACCGGCCGCGGCGTAGTCGGCGGCGTCGGCCGGGCCGCGCACGCCGGACTCGGCGACGGTGACCCGGTCGCCCGGGATGCCCGCGGCCACCTCGGCGAACACGCCGCGGTCGACCTCGAGGGTCTTCAGGTTGCGGGCGTTGACCCCGATCAGCTCGGCGCCGAGGGCGACGGCGCGCTCGGCCTCGCCCGTGTCGTGCACCTCGACCAGGGCGGTCATGCCGAGCTCGGTGACGAGGGCGTACAGCTCGTGCAGCAGGTCGTCCCCGAGCGCGGCCACGATGAGCAGCACCACGTCGGCGCCGTGCGCGCGGGCCTCGACCACCTGGTAGGGCTCGACGACGAAGTCCTTGCGCAGCAGCGGCGTGTCGACCGCGGCCCGCACCGCGTCCAGGTCGGCCAGGCTGCCGCCGAACCGGCGCTGCTCGGTGAGCACCGAGATGACGTCGGCGCCGCCGCGGGCGTACGCCTGGGCCAGCTCGGCCGGGTCGGGGATGTCGGCGAGCGCGCCCTTGCTGGGGCTCTTGCGCTTGACCTCGGCGATGACGCTCAGCGCCGCCGGGTCGCGCAGGGCGTCGATGACAGGACGGGCGGGAGGGGCTGCGTCGGCGAGGTCGCGGACCTGCGCGAGGGGGCGAGCACGCTCCCGGTCGGCGAGGTCGGCACGCACGCCGACGATGATCTCGTCGAGAACGGTGGGCACCCGCCCAAGATTACTCGGCGGAACGCTCGTCCCCGCGGCCGGTCCGGCCCTCGGAAGCCCGCGACTCGGCCAGCGCGTGACGCTTGGCGGCGACCCCGAAACCGGCCTTGGCCAGCACGATCGCACCGATCAGGCCGAGCACCCCGATGACGATCCCGATGATCAGGATCGGGTCGTTGTTGATGTAGATCCCGAGCGCGATGATCGCCGAGCTGATCAGCAGCAGGATGACGCCGACCCATGCGGCAACGCTGCTGCCGTGGTCGTCGGTACTGCCGTGGTGAACGCTGCTGCCGTCGGCCATCCGCCGAGTCTCCTTGTTCGTCGGTCTCGGTCCTCCTCCGCCCGGCCGTCGCACGCTCCGGCCGGTCGGCATCGTCGCCGAGACGAGTTCTTGCCTCGTGTCGCGCGACATTGTGTCAGGTCGGGTCCTCGCCGCGGCTGAGCCGGTCCCAGTCGGACTCCTGCGGTGTCGCGCGGTCGCTCTCGTCGGCGTCGGCGTCGCCGGCGGGGCTGTCGTAGCGCGCGGTCAGCCCGCCCCAGTGCCGGGCGCTGACCAGGGCCGCGAGGCCGCACAGCACGAGCACCGCTCCGGCGACCAGCGCCACGATCACCCACGCGGTCGGCGACCCGGTCGCCTCGATCGAGCCGGTGCGCCCGGTCTGTGCCGCGGCCTGCTCCCCGACCACCCCGGCGGCGTCGGTGAGCACCGGGAGCGACAGAGCCACGACGAGCACCCCTGCCAGCGCCAGCGCCACCGCCCCGATGCGGCGCACGATGCGCCCGCCGGTGAGCGCCGCGAGCATCGCGGCCGCCGCGACCAGTGCTGCGGCGATCACCCCGCCCGCCGCGTCGCGACCGCTCACCCCGACGCTGCTGGTCGCGAGCACGGCGTCGCTCACCTGCCCGTCGACCCAGGTGCGTCCGCCGCTCGCCAGCAGCACGACGACCGTCACGGCGGTGACCGCCACGAGCATCCCCTTGGGGACCCCGCGCGACTCCCGCGACTGCTGCGGCTGCTGCGGCTCCCGCGCGGACTCGTCGTGCTGCACCTGCGGTTCCTCGGTCATACCGGCTCTGCCTCCGACTCGGTCAGCGCGCGCATCCCGGACGCGGTCGAGACCGCGTGGATCGCCGCGGCGGCCTTGGAGATCGTCTCCTGGTACTCCGCCTCGGGGACCGAGTCGGCCACGATGCCCGCGCCCGCCTGCACGTGGGCCACCCCGTCGCGCAGCACCGCCGTGCGGATCGCGATGGCCAGGTCGAGGTCGCCGGCGAAGTCCAGATAGCCGACGACGCCGCCGTAGATCCCGCGCCGGGTGCCCTCAAGCCGCTCGATGATCTGCATCGCGCGCGGCTTGGGCGCCCCCGAGAGAGTGCCGGCCGGGAAGGTCGCGACGAGCACGTCGTACGCACTGCGCCCGGGCGCGAGGCTCCCGACCACGGTCGACTCCAGGTGCATGATGTGGCTGTAGTGGCGCACCTGCATGAACTCCACGGTGTCGACCGTGCCGGCCGAGCAGACCCGCTGCAGGTCGTTGCGCGACAGGTCGACGAGCATCAGGTGCTCGGCGCGCTCCTTGGGGTCGGCCGCGAGCTCGTCGGCCAGTTCCTGGTCCTCCTCGGGCGTCTTGCCGCGCGGGCGGGACCCGGCGATCGGGTGGGTGATGACCCGGTCCCCCGTCACCTTGACCAGCGCCTCGGGGCTGGAGCCGACGACGTCGTACGTCCCGCCGGCCGGGTGCGCCAGGCGCAGGAAGTACATGTACGGGCTCGGGTTGGCCGTGCGCAGCACCCGGTAGACGTCGAGGCCGTCGGCCTCGCACGGCACGCTGAACCGCTGCGACACCACGATCTGGAAGGCCTCGCCGGAGCGGATCTCCTCCTTGCAGGTCTCGACCATGTCGTGGAACTGCTCGCGGGTGTGGGTGCTGGTGGGCTCCAGGCGTACGTCGTGGGGCACCGCCACCGTCGAGTCGGCGGGGCGGGCCAGGTCGGTCGCCATCGCGTCCAGCCGGCGCACGGCGTCGGCGTAGGCCTGCTCGACCCGCTCGTCGGTGTCGTCGTGGTTGACGGCGTTGGCGACCAGCAGCAGCGAGGCGTCGCGGTGGTCGAGCACGGCGAGGTCGGTGGCGAGCATCATCGCGAGCTCGGGCAGCTGCAGCTCGTCGCGGGCGGTGTCGCCGAGCCGCTCCCAGCGGCGCACGGCGTCGTAGCCGATGGTGCCCACGAGGCCGCCGGTCAGCGGCGGCAGGCCCGGGATGGGCGGGGTGGCGAGCGCGGCGACCGTGTCGCGCACCGCGTCGGTGGGCGCGCCGTCGGTCGGGACGCCCACGGGCGGCTCGCCGATCCAGTGCGCCGCGCCGTCGACCTCGGTCAGGGTGGCGCTGCTCGCGACGCCGACGATGGAGTAGCGCGACCACACGCCACCGTGCTCGGCCGACTCCAGGAGGAAGGTGCCGGGGCGGCCGGCGGCGAGCTTGCGGTAGACGCCCAGGGGCGTCTCGGCGTCGGCCAGCAGCCGGCGTACGACGGGGATGACGCGCCGGTCGCGCGCCAGCTCGGCGAACTGCTGCGCGGTCGGCCAGGTCCGGCCCCACCCCAGGTCGGCGTGCAGGTCGGCTCCGCCGGGCGAGCTCATCCGGCGGTGGCTTCGAGGTCGTGCGCGAAGCAGCTGAGCTCACCGGTGTGGCAGGCCGCGCCGTGCTGGTCGACCTGCACGAGCAGCGCGTCGCCGTCGCAGTCGAGCGACACCGAGCGCACCAGCTGGACGTGGCCGGAGGTGTCGCCCTTGCGCCAGTACTCCTCGCGGCTGCGGGACCAGAAGGTCACCCGCCCCTCGGTGAGGGTGCGGCGCAGCGCCTCGTCGTCCATCCAGCCCAGCATCAGGACCTCACCGGTGTCGTGCTGCTGGATCACGGCAGCGACGAGGCCGTCGGCGTCACGCTTGAGCGCGTCGGCGATGTCG
It includes:
- the lgt gene encoding prolipoprotein diacylglyceryl transferase, whose amino-acid sequence is MTAALPASIPSPTSSILWLGPLPLRAYALCILAGIAVAIWLCGRRLADRGYDPDEALNVAYWGVPFGILGGRIYHVITTPQPYFGEGGRPLDAVKIWEGGLGIWGAVALGAVGVWIGCRRAGISFLDYADAAVPGVAIAQAMGRVGNYFNNELYGEPTTVPWALEIHRMGSDGQALRDAAGQPIVEGYFHPTFLYEAIWCLVMAAIILLLDRRGVLRRGQSLALYVLLYPMGRIVFELMRTDPANRILGLRVNVWMSMIVFLLGVTLFWLWRRNPPRPRGGEEPAEDVPPTAERPTS
- a CDS encoding DsbA family protein, producing the protein MPRPDAADKLKANQPPEGPSKVLIAAVIAVALVIVGGIAWLRTDPFGSLDATPPKGGNPAGAGVVAYPGAARPGVPTVDLYEDFQCPVCGQLEERNGRSIFEMAKAGDIKLVVHLMSFLDGNLDNDSSKRAANAAFCASDAGRFPEFHAAVFAAQPEREGDGYSDATLKQAATTAGITGSARTTFDSCMAGGTYDDYVDDTEKASGDDGVEGTPTVLVGGEPLEETALKRLLTTPNTWPSVLQAAS
- a CDS encoding MauE/DoxX family redox-associated membrane protein; protein product: MTPRVKDAVGLVLRLALGGVLIVAGWLKLDDLSGSRAATRAYRLMPTGVADLVGTMLPFVEVTLGALLVLGLLTRGSALLGGLLMIAFVAGIASAWARGLSIDCGCFGGGGQVGVDQTAYLQEIVRDAALALAAAWLVVRPRTPASLDRRLWGT
- the trpA gene encoding tryptophan synthase subunit alpha, which encodes MTAVSEVLARAKDEGRAALVGYLPVGFPDVEGSVRAVRALVESGVDIVEVGLPYTDPLMDGPVIQTAATRALEGGVRVRDVFTAVRAVHEAGAAAVVMTYWNPVLHYGVDRFAADLSAAGGSGLITPDLVPDEAQEWIEASDRHDLDRIFLVAPSSTTERLRMTTGAARGFVYVAALMGVTGARTSVGDAAGALVERTRAVTDLPLCVGLGVSTREQVAQVAGFADGVIVGSALVRTLVDAPDPDTGLADLRALARELAAGAREGGR
- the trpB gene encoding tryptophan synthase subunit beta translates to MISETTTERLGRFGDFGGRYVPEALVAALEELDEHRQKAMSDPEFLGALAELHRSYTGRPSIITEVPRFAEHCGGARVVLKREDLNHTGSHKINNVLGQVLLTKRMGKSRVIAETGAGQHGVATATGAALLGLECTVYMGRVDTERQALNVARMRLLGAEVVPVDHGSRTLKDAVNEAFRDWVTNVDSTHYVLGTVTGPYPFPEMVRDFHRIIGVEARQQVLDAYGRLPDAVCACVGGGSNAMGIFHRFVDDPDVRLIGLEGGGEGVDSGRHAARFTGQATPGVLHGAYTYVLQDDDGQTVESHSVSAGLDYPSVGPEHAFLRDSGRAEYAPVTDDEAMEAFALLARTEGILPAIESAHALAGAMKVGRELGPEGLVLVSLSGRGDKDVDTAARWFGLLSGEEIVEAEQKKAEEPVGESAGSGG
- the trpC gene encoding indole-3-glycerol phosphate synthase TrpC, which encodes MPTVLDEIIVGVRADLADRERARPLAQVRDLADAAPPARPVIDALRDPAALSVIAEVKRKSPSKGALADIPDPAELAQAYARGGADVISVLTEQRRFGGSLADLDAVRAAVDTPLLRKDFVVEPYQVVEARAHGADVVLLIVAALGDDLLHELYALVTELGMTALVEVHDTGEAERAVALGAELIGVNARNLKTLEVDRGVFAEVAAGIPGDRVTVAESGVRGPADAADYAAAGADAVLVGEALVTGAGDVASNVRAMRVPLGVRR
- a CDS encoding HGxxPAAW family protein encodes the protein MADGSSVHHGSTDDHGSSVAAWVGVILLLISSAIIALGIYINNDPILIIGIVIGVLGLIGAIVLAKAGFGVAAKRHALAESRASEGRTGRGDERSAE
- a CDS encoding Trp biosynthesis-associated membrane protein, which gives rise to MTEEPQVQHDESAREPQQPQQSRESRGVPKGMLVAVTAVTVVVLLASGGRTWVDGQVSDAVLATSSVGVSGRDAAGGVIAAALVAAAAMLAALTGGRIVRRIGAVALALAGVLVVALSLPVLTDAAGVVGEQAAAQTGRTGSIEATGSPTAWVIVALVAGAVLVLCGLAALVSARHWGGLTARYDSPAGDADADESDRATPQESDWDRLSRGEDPT
- a CDS encoding anthranilate synthase component I yields the protein MSSPGGADLHADLGWGRTWPTAQQFAELARDRRVIPVVRRLLADAETPLGVYRKLAAGRPGTFLLESAEHGGVWSRYSIVGVASSATLTEVDGAAHWIGEPPVGVPTDGAPTDAVRDTVAALATPPIPGLPPLTGGLVGTIGYDAVRRWERLGDTARDELQLPELAMMLATDLAVLDHRDASLLLVANAVNHDDTDERVEQAYADAVRRLDAMATDLARPADSTVAVPHDVRLEPTSTHTREQFHDMVETCKEEIRSGEAFQIVVSQRFSVPCEADGLDVYRVLRTANPSPYMYFLRLAHPAGGTYDVVGSSPEALVKVTGDRVITHPIAGSRPRGKTPEEDQELADELAADPKERAEHLMLVDLSRNDLQRVCSAGTVDTVEFMQVRHYSHIMHLESTVVGSLAPGRSAYDVLVATFPAGTLSGAPKPRAMQIIERLEGTRRGIYGGVVGYLDFAGDLDLAIAIRTAVLRDGVAHVQAGAGIVADSVPEAEYQETISKAAAAIHAVSTASGMRALTESEAEPV
- the hisI gene encoding phosphoribosyl-AMP cyclohydrolase, whose amino-acid sequence is MTDNAVSTLPADIADALKRDADGLVAAVIQQHDTGEVLMLGWMDDEALRRTLTEGRVTFWSRSREEYWRKGDTSGHVQLVRSVSLDCDGDALLVQVDQHGAACHTGELSCFAHDLEATAG